The following are encoded together in the Gemmatimonadota bacterium genome:
- a CDS encoding PASTA domain-containing protein, with product MLGDSLRRRQRALVRKSRRLRIRWGRWGATGIGLLAFSFVIGYALAVFVLFPPAPDPRGGAVPVPELTGKNLVEAHRELRSRRLELGSPLELPNALEPEGVVIAQAPLPGQRLYVGAVVRVAVSSGRPRARVPDLAGFEAGFVEGLLTRLGFQVSRRSEPNRGPAGLVTRIEPPPGTELELPAPVVLYVGTGFGTAAPADSAAPPPADTAARAPPVRP from the coding sequence ATGCTGGGCGATTCGCTGCGCCGCAGGCAGCGGGCGCTGGTCCGCAAGTCGCGACGGCTGCGCATCCGCTGGGGGCGTTGGGGCGCCACCGGCATCGGCTTGCTGGCCTTCAGCTTCGTGATCGGCTACGCTCTTGCCGTGTTCGTGCTCTTCCCGCCGGCGCCCGACCCCCGCGGCGGCGCGGTCCCGGTCCCCGAACTGACGGGAAAGAACCTGGTCGAGGCGCATCGGGAACTGCGCTCGAGGCGCCTCGAGTTGGGCAGCCCGCTCGAGCTGCCCAACGCCCTCGAGCCGGAAGGCGTCGTCATCGCTCAGGCGCCCTTGCCCGGCCAGCGGCTCTACGTGGGCGCAGTGGTGCGCGTGGCTGTGAGCAGCGGCCGGCCCCGGGCACGCGTGCCGGACCTGGCCGGCTTCGAGGCTGGATTCGTCGAGGGACTGTTGACTCGCCTGGGATTCCAGGTCTCGCGCCGCAGCGAGCCGAACCGCGGGCCTGCCGGCCTGGTGACCCGGATCGAGCCGCCGCCAGGCACCGAGCTCGAGCTGCCCGCCCCCGTCGTGCTGTATGTCGGCACGGGGTTCGGGACGGCGGCGCCCGCGGACAGTGCTGCGCCGCCCCCGGCCGACACCGCTGCCCGGGCGCCGCCAGTGCGACCCTAG
- a CDS encoding TlpA family protein disulfide reductase, with translation MSERVRSWLLAGVTTAVLVVLIAVGWKQRDRFAPLELGSRAPQFTAASLAGGAASLEDFEGRVVVLNFWATWCAPCRREMPALERLYQELQPQGLEVVAISVDAVPGQLDGLARPGGDVRAFVAELGLSFPVLLDPQGEVERRYGVTGLPTTFVIDRTGRVHRKVLGPAEWDQAPWSDLIRNLLQS, from the coding sequence GTGAGCGAACGCGTGCGGAGCTGGCTTCTTGCCGGCGTTACGACGGCTGTGCTGGTGGTGCTGATCGCGGTCGGGTGGAAGCAGCGCGACCGCTTCGCGCCCCTCGAGCTGGGCAGCCGTGCGCCCCAGTTCACGGCCGCCTCGCTGGCCGGTGGCGCCGCTTCGCTTGAGGACTTCGAGGGCCGCGTCGTCGTGCTCAACTTCTGGGCTACCTGGTGTGCGCCCTGCCGCCGCGAGATGCCTGCGCTGGAACGGCTGTACCAGGAGCTGCAGCCGCAGGGGCTCGAGGTCGTGGCCATCAGCGTGGACGCCGTGCCCGGCCAGCTCGATGGCCTGGCCCGCCCGGGCGGCGACGTACGAGCGTTCGTCGCGGAGCTGGGGCTCAGCTTCCCCGTGCTCCTCGACCCCCAGGGCGAAGTCGAGCGCCGCTACGGCGTGACGGGGCTGCCCACCACCTTCGTCATTGACCGTACGGGCCGTGTCCATCGGAAGGTGCTCGGCCCGGCCGAGTGGGACCAGGCACCCTGGTCCGACCTGATCCGGAATCTGCTGCAGAGCTGA
- a CDS encoding YbbR-like domain-containing protein, whose protein sequence is MRLIPALTRNWALKLTALGLALLLWSVTKADAPTRFAFADVELAVSLRDPGWMLAAPPFPESVTVVLSGPARELLGIAVEKPRVIVPIEEVRDSAEIRQIRYGWVDLPGRYEKTRVEDVRPGSVRLLFERLSTRLVPVSLPVRGQPPTGLVLAAPVRLEPPAVRVTGPARLVDALDSMRLPPQDLGAITAPGRITVRIDTTGLGDLIVAPRAVSLIVPLARQ, encoded by the coding sequence GTGCGGCTGATCCCGGCACTGACCCGCAACTGGGCGCTCAAGCTCACCGCCCTCGGCCTCGCCCTCCTCCTCTGGAGCGTGACCAAGGCGGATGCGCCCACGCGCTTCGCCTTCGCGGATGTCGAGCTGGCCGTCTCGCTGCGCGATCCCGGCTGGATGCTGGCTGCGCCGCCCTTCCCCGAGAGCGTCACCGTGGTCCTCTCCGGCCCGGCCCGCGAGCTGCTCGGCATTGCCGTCGAGAAGCCGCGCGTCATTGTTCCCATCGAAGAGGTCCGCGATTCCGCCGAGATCCGCCAGATCCGCTACGGCTGGGTCGACCTGCCCGGCCGCTACGAGAAGACGCGGGTGGAAGATGTGCGGCCTGGTTCCGTGCGCCTGCTGTTCGAGCGCCTTTCGACGCGGCTGGTCCCCGTCAGCCTGCCCGTCCGCGGGCAGCCGCCAACCGGCCTGGTGCTCGCCGCCCCCGTGCGCCTCGAGCCGCCCGCCGTCCGCGTGACGGGCCCCGCCCGCCTGGTGGATGCGCTGGATTCAATGCGCCTGCCGCCCCAGGACCTGGGCGCCATCACCGCCCCCGGCCGCATCACCGTGCGCATTGACACCACTGGCCTGGGCGACCTGATTGTCGCGCCGCGCGCGGTCAGCCTGATCGTCCCCCTGGCCCGCCAATGA